TGGCTGAGTTCCTGTTGTAAAGTCTCCATTTTGCGAACACCATTTTCGGACCAATCCCTAGGTACCTGAACGGTTAATAAGTAGTCTTTGTTGTACCCTAGATTGCTATGGAGAAATAGATCCACCTGTTTGGAAATAATTAGTGTGCAGACAAGCAGGAGCAAGGCTACTCCAAATTGAAAAAACAAAAGAATTTTTCGCACCAGTTGTTTGCCCCCCAGCGTCGAAAACTGACTTTTGACTGCCGGAAGTATCGCGACATTGGAAAGTTTAATGGCTGGATAGAGCCCGGCTAGTAGTCCAATGAACAACGTCATTATAACCAGTAAACCAAAAAAGTAAATAGGCAATTCCACCAACGAGGGTAGCTTGCGCATCAAGACATGTTCGAAGATTGGACTTGTGATGAAATAAATTGGAAGACTGATCAATGCTGCTATGGCCACAATCAGGATATATTCGGTCATCAGTTGCCTAATAAGCTGCATTCGAGATGATCCCATCATCTTGCGAACACCGATTTCCTTTAATCGCGTAATGTGCTGAGCGATACTAAAATTGATGAAATTGATAATGGCCATGATCAAGATGAAAACAGCTGTCCAAATTAATGTCTGTATCATTTTGCGGACGGCCCCTTGATTGTCATCCAAATAATAGGTTTTCAGTGGTTTTAGACTAGGGCTGTATTGACTGGAAAATTCCTTATCGGTATTCTTTCTTACCAGCGTTTCGATGGCAGCATCTACACGCTCCACGCTTACACCTGGTTTCAATTCGATATAACCGGCAATATAAGGGTTATCCCAATTGTCTATCGATCGGCCAAAGAATTGCTCGTTGATGATCGGTAAAAATATGTCGGCATGCATATTCTTTGTGAGATCCATAATGGCGTTTTGGACATCAGATTTGATGATTGCTGTAATTTCAAAATCATGTTTTTCACCCTTGAAATTTTTTATTTGTAGCGATTTGCCAAGTACATCCACATGCCCGAAATATTTTATGGCTGCTTTGTCGCTGATGACTACTGAAAAGGGATTATTCAAAGCGGTATTGGCATTGCCTGCTAAAATCTGGAATCCGAACATCGTCAATAGACTAGGATCGCCAAGAGACATTCCTTCTTCATGTATTGTTGCTCCGTTCGCTACGATACCGGTCAATCCGTCAATCCGATAATAATTAGAGACGAGGTCGGGATACTCCTCCTGTAAGGCTTTGGGGAGTGCCCCTATTGTGGTTAAGTTAATACCAAATCCTTCTTTCTTATAGTTGCTTTGCAACAAAAATTG
The Sphingobacterium multivorum genome window above contains:
- a CDS encoding ABC transporter permease; amino-acid sequence: MNFTNFKIAWRNIGKKKVQNLINLIGLTCGITFLLLVSAYVWDVHQVNSNIKNIDRQFLLQSNYKKEGFGINLTTIGALPKALQEEYPDLVSNYYRIDGLTGIVANGATIHEEGMSLGDPSLLTMFGFQILAGNANTALNNPFSVVISDKAAIKYFGHVDVLGKSLQIKNFKGEKHDFEITAIIKSDVQNAIMDLTKNMHADIFLPIINEQFFGRSIDNWDNPYIAGYIELKPGVSVERVDAAIETLVRKNTDKEFSSQYSPSLKPLKTYYLDDNQGAVRKMIQTLIWTAVFILIMAIINFINFSIAQHITRLKEIGVRKMMGSSRMQLIRQLMTEYILIVAIAALISLPIYFITSPIFEHVLMRKLPSLVELPIYFFGLLVIMTLFIGLLAGLYPAIKLSNVAILPAVKSQFSTLGGKQLVRKILLFFQFGVALLLLVCTLIISKQVDLFLHSNLGYNKDYLLTVQVPRDWSENGVRKMETLQQELSQQPEVKSVSLSYETPGLLGSNMQPAFGTTDDKEIQVQRITSDSHFLETYEIPLIAGTFLPKHYATNTDNRPVVINKKAMDDFGFKNAEHAIGQQIAINDPNYKMTIVGVAENFVANSLHQASPPIIWMDVHESLQYRYLSIRLKQGPLSNAVQQLEKKWKTLLPDAPFEYQFMDERIKNLYETELQLHRASQIATVVSLLIVVLGLTGLISLSIHLRNKEVGIRKVLGASLAHLMLLFSKEYYGIFLFAAFTAVPLSYLLMQYWLQNYIVRIEINALIYLLPLGMLIGLLSLLVGIIVFRSTRFNPVEKLRDE